A stretch of Parvimonas micra DNA encodes these proteins:
- a CDS encoding radical SAM/SPASM domain-containing protein, with the protein MFKESKYNIITKINGEDVMYNSISKSFLRVFDGFNIDDIIKSINKNSNVSEEIKLLIDNGFIVDENSIEVDNLEFLFNRNFFNNSQLNIILMPTLKCNFDCPYCFEKSYRNMKSNKNYFDILGLYSKKYFKYYKHVEISLFGGEPLLLSDKIWNYFNKVQELSENNNFTYSSSITTNGSLITNEIINNLIKYKCKSLQITLDGSKRTHNLTRCYRGGEPTFDKLIDIINNVVGVKILESNLNFILRVNLNNNFIDEIVDTLDLIEKRIRNKVSLVLRPIYNTNSYNCYNNNKFEEINKYYKIAKEMGFKVMKNRYYYRSCEACGDENFFYIAPDLSLWKCVNNFDIKEANIGFIDNLGDININAERLLKWYKASDCFRDNKCLKCKKLPDCLGGCILFNVKNGIRKCSPFELVSLPYYYD; encoded by the coding sequence ATGTTTAAGGAAAGTAAATATAATATTATTACTAAAATTAATGGGGAAGATGTTATGTATAATTCTATATCAAAATCTTTTTTAAGGGTATTTGATGGTTTTAATATTGATGATATTATAAAAAGTATTAACAAAAATAGTAACGTTAGTGAAGAAATTAAACTATTGATAGATAATGGCTTTATAGTTGATGAAAATTCTATTGAAGTTGATAATTTAGAGTTTTTATTTAATAGAAATTTTTTTAATAACTCTCAACTAAATATTATCCTTATGCCAACATTAAAATGTAATTTTGATTGTCCTTACTGTTTTGAAAAATCTTATAGGAATATGAAAAGTAATAAAAATTATTTTGATATACTAGGATTATATTCTAAAAAATACTTTAAGTATTATAAGCATGTAGAGATTAGTTTATTTGGTGGAGAGCCATTGCTTTTATCTGATAAAATATGGAACTATTTTAATAAAGTTCAAGAACTATCTGAGAATAATAATTTTACATATTCTTCATCAATAACTACTAATGGTTCATTAATTACAAATGAGATAATAAACAATCTAATAAAATACAAGTGTAAGTCGTTACAAATTACATTGGATGGTTCTAAGAGAACTCACAATTTAACAAGATGTTATAGAGGGGGAGAACCTACTTTTGATAAATTAATAGATATAATAAATAATGTCGTTGGAGTAAAAATTTTAGAATCTAATCTAAATTTTATATTAAGGGTAAATCTTAATAATAATTTTATTGATGAAATAGTAGATACTTTAGATTTGATAGAAAAACGAATAAGAAATAAAGTTTCACTTGTGCTACGTCCTATTTATAATACAAACTCCTATAATTGTTATAATAATAATAAATTTGAAGAAATAAATAAGTATTATAAGATTGCAAAAGAAATGGGATTTAAAGTTATGAAAAACAGATATTATTATAGATCATGTGAAGCGTGTGGAGATGAAAACTTTTTTTATATAGCACCTGATTTAAGTCTCTGGAAATGTGTAAATAATTTTGACATTAAAGAAGCTAATATAGGATTTATAGATAATCTTGGAGATATAAATATTAATGCTGAAAGACTACTTAAATGGTATAAGGCATCCGACTGTTTTAGAGATAATAAGTGTTTAAAATGTAAAAAATTACCAGATTGTTTAGGAGGCTGTATTTTGTTCAATGTGAAAAATGGAATAAGAAAATGTTCTCCTTTTGAACTAGTTTCATTACCTTACTATTAT